The uncultured Eubacteriales bacterium region CTCGGTCAGCCTGATGATCATCTCCAAAGAGGTAAAGAAACTCCCCGGCGTCCGCGAAGCGCTGGTGGGCATGGGAACCGAGTTAAATCGTGAGATCGCCCGCAACATCGGTTTGGCCGCTGAGGGTTTCGATGCCGTCACCGCCAACGATTTCTTCGTGACCGCCGACTGCGGGGACGAATCCGACTTTACCGCTGTGGTGGCCAAGGTGGAGGAGCTGCTGGGCAAGAAGTCGGAGCGCCGCAAGGCTGACCACTACCCGCCCACGCTGGAGGGCGCTTTGAAACTGGAGCCCGGGCTGAACATGGCCGTCATCTCTCTCCCCGGCAGATACGCCCACCATGTGGCCCGCAGCTGTCTGGAAAAGGATATCAACGTAATGCTCTTCAGCGACAACGTGACCATTGAGGAGGAGCGGGACCTCAAGGAGTACGCCGCGTCCAAAGAGCTGCTGGTCATGGGGCCGGACTGCGGCACCGCCATTATAAGCGGCACCCCTCTGGCCTTCGCCAACGTGGTCAAGAGCGGGAACATCGGCATGGTCTGCGCCTCGGGCACCGGAGCCCAAGAGGTCTCCTCCATCATCGACCAGCTGGGCGGCGGCGTCTCCCAGCTACTGGGCACCGGCGGGCGTGATTTGAAGCTGGAGATCGGCGGCAGGATGATGAAGCTGGGGATGGACGCTCTGATCCGTGATCCCAAGACCAAGGTGCTGGTGCTGGTCTCCAAGCCCCCGGCCCCCGAAATCGCCCGCAGGATTCTCGACCGTGCCGCAGCCGGGGGTAAACCCACTGTGGTCTGCTTCATCGGCGGCGAGCGTAACGAGATTAAGGCCCGGGGCCTGTGGGCGGCCTTCTCCTTAGAGGACGCAGCCCACAAGGCCGTAGCCCTCTCCCAGGGCCGGAAACCGGAGGACTTCACCGGCTTTGCCATGGGAGGGCGCCGGGCGGAGGAGCTGGCTGCATCTGAAGCGGCGAAAATGGCCCCGGGGCAGAAGTTCGTACGGGGCCTCTACACCGGAGGGACGCTTTGCGACGAGGCTATGAAGCTGATGATAAGCTCCCTGGGCCATATTTGGTCCAATATCCCGCTGCACCCGGAAGACAAGCTGGATAATGCCCGCAGCGCTCCCGGCAGGGAGCACACCTTTCTGGACTTTGGGGACGATGAATTTACGGTGGGCCGCCCTCATCCCATGATCGACCCGTCCCTGCGGTGTGAGCGGATGACGGCCGAGGCCGCCGACCCGTCAGCGGCGGTGCTGCTGGTGGACTGCGTCATCGGCTATGGCTCCCACGAGGACCCCGCGGAGGAGCTGTCCCAAGCCATCCGCGCCGCCAAGGGGCTGTGCGCCAAGGAAGGCCGCTACCTCGCCGTGGCGGCCTCGGTATGTGGTACCGAGGGCGATCCGCAAAATCTCTCCGCCTCCCGGCTCAAGCTGGCCAATGCCGGCGCCGTCGTCCTGCCGTCCAACGCGCAGGCCGTCCGCTTCACGCAGCACATCCTGGCGCATCTATGAGGGGAGGGCGTGCATATGAGCAAAGTCAACGAGCTCTTCGGCAAAAGGCTCTCGGTGGTGAATTTCGGCATCGAGTCCTTCTACCAGGATTTAATGAAACAGGGCAAAAACGTCGTCCATGTGGATTGGAAGCCCGTGGCGGGCGGGGATGAAAAAATCGCAGACTGCCTGCGCAGGCTCCGACAGGGTGCGCTGGGCGAAAAAATCGACGCGGCCAATCGGGAGGCCCTCTTCCGTATTTTGTCGGCCCAGCCGGTGCTGGTGGGTATGTCCACCGCCGGGGAGGCCATTCCCGGCATGACCTCCACCACCATTCTCCACGCCGGTCCGCCGGTGACCTGGGAGCTCATGTGCCCACCGGTCCGGGGCGCGGTGATGGGCGGGCTCATCTACGAGGGTCTAGCTGAAAACCTTGAAGAAGCCGAGGCCCTTGCGGCCAGCGGCAAGATCACCTTCTCCCCCTGCCACCACCACGATGCGGTGGGCCCCATGGCGGGCGTGGTGACCTACTCCATGCCTGTATGGCATATGGTAAATAAGACCTATGGGAACAGTGCCTACTGCACCGTCAACGAGGGCCTGGGCAAGGTCCTGCGTTTCGGGGCCTGCGACGAGGAGGTTTTTGCCCGCCTGCGCCGCATACGCGACGAGTACTACCCGGTACTCAGGGAGGCCCTGGCCCTCCGGGGCGAGATGGACATGAAGGTTCTGATTGCCCAATGCCTCCAGATGGGGGACGAGGCCCACAACCGCAACAAGGCGGCCACCTCCCTCTTTCTACGGGAGCTCTTCCCCTATGTGCTCAAGACCGACTTCCCCAGGGAGCGGCAAAAGGCGGTACTGAGTTTCCTCAACGGCAACGACCATACCTTTCTCAACCTGTCTATGCCTGCCTGCAAGTGCACCATGGACCCCATCTTCGATATCCCCTACTGCACCGTGCTGGCTACCATGTGCCGCAACGGCACCGACTTCGGTATCCGCGTCGCAGGCCTGGGGCCGGATCGGTGGTTCACCGCCCCCGCCGAAATGGTGAGGGGGCTCTATTTCCCCGGTTTCACCGAGGCGGATGCAAACCCCGACCTGGGGGACAGCTGTATCACCGAGACCGCGGGCATCGGCGGTTTCTGTATGGCGGCGGCCCCGGCCATCGTGCAATTCGTAGGCGGGCAGGTACAGGATGCCCTTGACTACTCCACGCAGATGTATGAGATTACGGTGGGCGAGGGGACGGCCTACCGGATTCCCGCCCTGGATTTCCGGGGCAGCGCCACCGCCATTGATCTGCTCAAGGTCGTGGAGACCGGCATCCGCCCCATCATTAACACCGGTATCGCCCACAGGGACTATGGCGTGGGCCAGGTGGGCGCCGGGCTGGTTCACCCCCCAGAGGGGTGTTTCCGCGCGGCTATCCAGGCCTGCACCCAAGCATGGGCCTGATAGAAACAATTGAAAAATAAAAGGAGGTAACCGACATGAGCAAATGGACAGACATCAAAATGTACGACCTCACCATTCCTATCGGCATCAATACGCCCCCCTGGCCCACCTATGAGCCGCTGCAGATGAAGTTCTTCAAGCGCCTGTCCCCCAACGGTGCCAACGGCCAGCTTATCACCCACTCCAACCACGTGGGTACCCATCTGGACGGCCCCCTGCACTTTGATACCGCAGGCCGGGATATGGCCTCTTTGGAGCTGACCAAGCTGTGCGCTCCCGGTGTCGTGGTGGACCTCTCTGACAGGAAAGAGGATTTCGGCATCTACACCCCCGCCGATATCGAAGCACGGGCTGAGGTTCGGGAGGGGGATATCCTTATCATCAACACCGGTTATCACATCTACGGCTGGGACTCCCCCACTGCGGACGAGCGCCGCTATATGCTGCGCCATCCCGGCCCCTCGCTGGAGTTCATCCAGTGGGTCCGCGATAAAAAACTCAGATGGATCGGCGTGGACTGTGGCTCGGCCGACCACCCCATGAACACCAAAATCCGCGAGTGGGAGCCCATGGAGGCTGAGAAGTGCGACAAGCTTTTCCGGGCGCGGTACGGAAAGGCCCTCAATGAGATCTACCCATGGCCCGACCACTACCAGGCCATGCACATCGAGCTGTTCTGTAAGCCCTACGAGGCCATTCACGCCGAGTGTGTGGGCGGAGAGATCGACAAGCTGTCCAACAAGCGCGTGGTGATCGGCTGCTTCCCATGGCCCCTGGTGGGCGGCGAGAGCTGCATCAGCCGTATTGTGGCCTTTGACGGCTTCGAGGACGCATAAGTACGTTCCCTGTTCGCACTCCATAGGCTGTTCCAAGAGGAGGCACGCAGATGAGGCCATTTGAGTACTATGCTCCCACTTCCCTGGAGGAGGCCTTCGCGCTGCTGGCCCACTTCGGGCCGGACGCCAAGCTTCTGAACGGCGGCACCGACGTGGTGATCCAGCTGCGCGACAGGCTGATCGCCCCCCGGGCGGTCATCGACATCAAACGCATCCCCGGCCTGAACTCCCTTACCTTCAGCGAAAAAGAGGGTCTGACCATCGGCGCCTGCGTCACAGCGAACGCTCTGGGCGGCAGCCCCTTCGTCCGGGAGCGCTACCCCGCCCTGGGCGACGCGGCCCTGAGCCTGGGCTCCAAACAGGTGCGCAACCGGGCCACCTGCATAGGAAACATTGTCAACGCCTCCCCGCTGGCGGATACCGCGACTCCCCTGCTGGCCCACGGCGCCGTGGTAATCACCCGGAGCAGCGTTGGTGCACGGGAGGTCCCTCTGGAGGAGTTTTTTATCTCTGTCCGCAAGACCAGCCTGAGACCGGAGGAGATCGTCACCTCCATCAGGGTCCCCTATCTGCCCGGCTGCCGTGGAGTGTTTCTCAAGGTCTCACGGCGGCGGGAGGTGGACCTGTCCACCGTCTGCGTTACCTGTCTGACCACACCTGGAGGTTGGCGGATAGCCTTCGGTGCGGTGGCGCCTACGCCCATCCGTCTGAGAAAGACTGAGGCCCTACTGGATTCCCAACCCCTGGCCGAGGAGGTCATCCGGCAGGCCGTGGAGCTGGCTCGCACCGAAGTTTCGCCCATTGACGATGTGCGCGCAAGTAAGGCCTACCGTCTGGAAGTCGTCGGCGTTGTGCTCGCAAGAGGCTTGCGGGCGCTGATGTGAGGGGGATACCTCATGAAATACAGGATCAATTTTTTTATTAACGAAGAGCCCGTAGAGCTCTATGTAGACGCCAATAAGACCATGCTGCGGGTACTCAGGGAGGATTTGGCCCTCACCGGCAGCAAAGAGGGCTGCGGCGCGGGGGAGTGCGGCGCTTGTACCGTCATCGTGGATAGCAAAGCCATCAACGCCTGCCTTGTCTTGGCCCCCGAGATGGACGGCATGCGCATCACCACAGTGGAGGGGCTGGCAAAAGACGGGGCGCTCACCCATCTTCAGCAATCCTTTGTGGACCTGGCCGCCCTCCAGTGCGGCTTCTGCACGCCGGGCTTCCTCATGTCGGCCACCGCCCTGCTGGACGAGAACCCCCACCCCAGCCGGGAGGAGATCATAAGCGCCATCAGCGGCAACCTGTGCCGCTGTACGGGCTACGCCCGTATCGTAGAGGCCATTGAGCGGGCCGCAAGCAGCCAGGGGGGAGGTGCGGGAGCATGAGGACGGTCGGTACTTCCATCCAGCGGGTAGACGCCATTAAAAAAGTGAGCGGGCAGGCTCAGTATGTGGGCGACCTCATCATGCCCCGCATGCTCTATGCCCAAGTCAAGCGCTCCCCCTATCCCCATGCGAAGATCCTGCGCATTGATACCTCCAAGGCCGCGGCCTTGCCCGGCGTGCGCAGCGTCATCACCGGCGAATACTATACCAAGCGCTGTGGCCTGTACCTGGAGGACAAGAATTTCCTGGCCGTGGGCACCGCCAAGTACCGGGGTGAGGCGGTGGCCGCCGTGGCCGCCGAGACCCCTGAGATCGCCGACGAGGCCTGCGAACTCATCGAGGTGGAGTATCAGGAGCTGCCCACCGTCACCGATGCCCTGGAGGGTATGAGGCCCGACGCGCCCCTGATCCACCCCGATCTGCACACCTACAAAGTGGCTCCCATCTTCCACCCAGAGCCCTACACCAATATCTCTCACCACTACAAGCTGCGTAAGGGGGATGTGGAGGAGGCATTTAAAACCTGTGACGTGATCTGTGAAAACACCTACTGCATCCCCCATGTGCAGCATGTGCCCCTGGAGCCCCACTGCGCCGTGGCCCGGTATGAGCTGGATGGCAAGATCACCGTTTGGGGATCTATCCAGTCCCCCTACGCGGTGCGCCAGGCTCTCTCCGCCGCCTTCGATATCCCCCTTCACAAGCTGCGGGTCATCTCCCCCTATGTGGGCGGCGGCTTTGGCGCCAAGGCGGGCACCACCCTGGAGGGCATCATTATTCCGCTGGCCAGGATGAATCCCGGCCGGCCCGTCAAGCTCCAGTACTCCCGGGAGGACGAGTTTGAGAACTCCTACGTCCGCCAGGGGCTGCACTGCAGGATCAAAACCGGCATTAACCGGGACGGGAAGCTCCAGGCCGTAAAGAACGAGCTTGTGTGGGACGGCGGTGCCTACACCGAGTACGGCGTCAATATCACCAAGGCCGGCGGCTGGGCCTCCGCCGGACCCTACAACATCCCCAACGTATGGACCGATAGCTACTGTGTGTACACCAACCACCCGGTAGGCGGCCCCTACCGTGGTTTCGGCATGTGCGAAATCCACTTCGCAATTGAGCAAAATATTGAAGAGGTGGCCCGTCAAATCGGCATGGACAGTGCTGAGGTACGCCGCATCAACGGTCTGCGCCCGGGCGACGCCACCGGTATGGGGGAGATTATGGAGGTCTCGGGTTTCCACGACTGCCTGGAGCAGGTGCTCAGGGATATCGAGTTTGACAAGCCCCCAGCCTCCCCATCACCCACCCGGCTGCGGGGCAAAGGGATCGCCGCGGGCTGGAAGTCTCCATCCCAGCCCACCAATGCGGGCAGCTCGGCTATTCTCCGCATGAATGAGGATGGGACCTTCATCCTCATGACCAGCGGTCAGGAGATCGGCCAGGGCTCGGAGACCGTGCTCACCCAGATCGCCGCCGAGGCGATGAACGTGGACCCGTCCCTGATCTCCCTTCGTTTCGGAGATACCGACTACACCCCTTACGAGTGGCAGACGGTGGCCAGCCGCACCACCTATTGTGCGGGCAACGCCGTCAAGCTGGCCTGTGAGGATCTGCGCGGCAAGATTTTGGCTCTCGCCCAGATAAAGATGGGGGCCCATCAGCGGGATCTGGACATTGTGGATGGTTTCGTGGTCCACAAGCTCTACCCTAACCGGAAACTCCCCCTGAGCGACTTCGCCCTGGGCCTGACCTTTCCCGACGGCTCCGGTTACGGCGGCCCGGCCATTGGGGTCGGAACCTATACGCTGGAAAACAACCGCAACGTGGACCATGAGACCGGCATGGGCTCTCACCCGGCAGCCTTCTGGACCATCGGTTTCAACGGAGCGGAAGTGGAGGTAGACATCGAAACCGGCCATATCAGGGTTCTTAAAATGGTCTCCTGCTTCGACGCGGGCAAGGTCATTAACCCAGTGACCTTTACCTGTCAGTCGGAGGGGGCCATGGTCCAGTCCCTGGGCACCGCACTCTTTGAAGAGCTGAAGCTCAAGGACGGCAAGGTACTGAATAAGAGTTTCGTGGATTATAAGATCCCCACCGCCGACGACGCGCCGGAGCTGGTCGTCAAATATGTGGAGCACCCGGAGCCCACCGGCCCCTATGGGGCCAGGGGCGTGGGTGAGCCTCTGATGGTGCCCGGTGCCCCGGCCATCGCCAATGCTGTCTACAACGCCATCGGCGTGCGCTTCCATCGCATGCCCATTACCCCGGAGGAGGTGTTGAAGGCGTTAAGAGAAAGGGAAAGCAGGAAAGCTTAAACCTATACGACTCACGGTCCCACCCGTGAGAGAGGTGCAGCCCCTGGGCCGCCTGGGTGCAAGAAATAATACAATATACCCCGATGAAAAAATAAGAAACCCCGTAACTTTGTGGTTACGGGGTTTCTTTGGGAGTAACTCGAATTTGAATTAGTAAGCTAATTACCAATTGTTCCGCTGCTTACATTGAATATCCTCCAATCAAATACTTGATTGACATTCGGGTGGCGCTGAAGGCGACGGCGGTTGTAGAAATGGATGTAACCCTCAAGCTTTCACAAGTCGGCTCAAATCAGCTCTCCCCTGTGCGAATGAGCCAGTTGGACATAGGTTTCCGGAAAAAGTAACAGTCCTGCTTGATCCGCTCCTGCTCCTAGCAGTACACAGGCAAGCCCATCACGACGCAACGCGCCGCCATACTAAAAACAAATAAACTGCGCTCGTTTTTCTTGTATTGGTCATTTCTCAAATGCCAAGCACCATTTTTGCTCTAGTCATATTGCTCCAGAAGACCTTGCATATCCGCCAGGCGGACTCCAACGGAGTCCAAATACCGGAATACCTCTTCTGTGCGCAGGTTCTCTTCTGAAACCGTTTTTTCTGCCTGCTCAATCGTCTCCCGCGAGAGCTCTAACTGGTGCTGGTAGAGCTGCGCGAGTTTGTCCTCAGTCTCCTTAAGAAGCCTGTCATAGATGTTTCCCACCTGCTCCTGTACACTAACGGTAAGTAGGTCAAAGCCCTCCAACACCGGCCCGAGAAAATCCTTTTGTTTCTCCCTTATCACCCGCTGGCGGACAAAACCCGCAATGGCCTGCCCTAAAATCATAACCCCCGCCAATTCCGGGATTTGAGTGCTCACAATATTTGCCGCGAAGAGAGTGGCGTCTACTCCCGTCCAACTAATGTCGGTAATACAGTCGCCTATTTGGGCGCTGATCCCCCCAAATACAGACTGAGATAGCTCCCCGGCAAAGGACTTTGCCTCAGTTTCCAAACGGTCGGCCAGATCCTTCCGGTGGCGTTCCACGCAGGCAAGCAGAGCGCTCTTTAATAGGTCCGCAAGGTAAAACTGGAAATACCGTTCTAGCTGGGCAACCTCTGCGGTATTCCTGAGCCCCAAAATTTCTTCCTTGAATCGGGCCATAAACTCGTTCATCCAGCCCCGCGCCTCTCCTTTCATTTCAGAGACGTCAGCGGCCAGAGTCGCCCGGCGGCGTTCCATGCTGTCCAGGAGCGCGGTATTCTGTCGCTCAAACTCCATGCCGGAAGCGGTGAGCTGCTCGCGCCCTGCTTCAAAGGAATTCCGCGTGAGCCGCACGCGAGCCTCCAAGTCCCTCAGAAGTGCCCGGGTCATGGCGATACAGCGGCCTGCCCGGATGATATCCTTCTGCAGCAGGATATCGCTTTCCAGGGCTGAGCACAGAGCTTCAAACCCGTGCTCCAGACCTTCGGAAAGGTCCGGCTCTGGCCGATCCAGGCCCTCAATCCGGCAGACCTCGTCCAAGGCGCTCACGGCGAAGACCTCACTGTTGGGATAAAACAGACGAACCCGCTCGGATACCAGATTTTTTACTTTTGTAATGTTTTCAGGCGTCTCCAGACAGTCGCTGAGGTTCAGCGCCACCAGCAGCCTGGAAAAGCTATTAGGTACCACACAGGCTGATAAAAACTGCTGTTCTGTGAGTGATAGAGGTGCCTTAGCCGACACAACATACACAATCGCGTCAGCCCGGGCAAGCGCTTGGGCCACCCGCTCGTCAAATTCTCGCAGCAGTTCCCCCACGCCAGGCGTATCAACGATGGAGAGCTGCTTTAGAAGTTCCGCGTCCTCGTAGATTTCCACCTGATCAATTTCAGCCGGTAGGTGGCGCATGACTTCCGTAAGTCTGTCCCGACTCAGTTCCTCCCGACTCAGCGCCACCTGCCGACCGTTTTTCAGAAGGGCCCGAACCGCTGGGACGGCGCTGTAGAAGAGGTGGTTAATCGTGGCTGTCTCCGGAGTCACCGCTGTGGGAACCGCCCGCCGCCTCAGCAGAGCGTTAATGAGGGTGGATTTCCCCCGCTTAAAATCTCCCGCCACCACCAGAAGAAAGGGGCCGCTCAACCGCTTGTGGAGGTCAGACTCACCCTTCCGTATCCCCTCGACAGCGGAGGATCCCAGAGTTTTTCGGAAGTTCTCCTCCTGCCTCATAGCCCG contains the following coding sequences:
- the yahF gene encoding putative enzyme with acyl-CoA domain (Evidence 3 : Function proposed based on presence of conserved amino acid motif, structural feature or limited homology; Product type pe : putative enzyme), yielding MPLEGYALICLKVHKNAYYDSVSLMIISKEVKKLPGVREALVGMGTELNREIARNIGLAAEGFDAVTANDFFVTADCGDESDFTAVVAKVEELLGKKSERRKADHYPPTLEGALKLEPGLNMAVISLPGRYAHHVARSCLEKDINVMLFSDNVTIEEERDLKEYAASKELLVMGPDCGTAIISGTPLAFANVVKSGNIGMVCASGTGAQEVSSIIDQLGGGVSQLLGTGGRDLKLEIGGRMMKLGMDALIRDPKTKVLVLVSKPPAPEIARRILDRAAAGGKPTVVCFIGGERNEIKARGLWAAFSLEDAAHKAVALSQGRKPEDFTGFAMGGRRAEELAASEAAKMAPGQKFVRGLYTGGTLCDEAMKLMISSLGHIWSNIPLHPEDKLDNARSAPGREHTFLDFGDDEFTVGRPHPMIDPSLRCERMTAEAADPSAAVLLVDCVIGYGSHEDPAEELSQAIRAAKGLCAKEGRYLAVAASVCGTEGDPQNLSASRLKLANAGAVVLPSNAQAVRFTQHILAHL
- the yahG gene encoding conserved hypothetical protein (Evidence 4 : Homologs of previously reported genes of unknown function), with the translated sequence MSKVNELFGKRLSVVNFGIESFYQDLMKQGKNVVHVDWKPVAGGDEKIADCLRRLRQGALGEKIDAANREALFRILSAQPVLVGMSTAGEAIPGMTSTTILHAGPPVTWELMCPPVRGAVMGGLIYEGLAENLEEAEALAASGKITFSPCHHHDAVGPMAGVVTYSMPVWHMVNKTYGNSAYCTVNEGLGKVLRFGACDEEVFARLRRIRDEYYPVLREALALRGEMDMKVLIAQCLQMGDEAHNRNKAATSLFLRELFPYVLKTDFPRERQKAVLSFLNGNDHTFLNLSMPACKCTMDPIFDIPYCTVLATMCRNGTDFGIRVAGLGPDRWFTAPAEMVRGLYFPGFTEADANPDLGDSCITETAGIGGFCMAAAPAIVQFVGGQVQDALDYSTQMYEITVGEGTAYRIPALDFRGSATAIDLLKVVETGIRPIINTGIAHRDYGVGQVGAGLVHPPEGCFRAAIQACTQAWA
- a CDS encoding putative cyclase (Evidence 3 : Function proposed based on presence of conserved amino acid motif, structural feature or limited homology), with product MSKWTDIKMYDLTIPIGINTPPWPTYEPLQMKFFKRLSPNGANGQLITHSNHVGTHLDGPLHFDTAGRDMASLELTKLCAPGVVVDLSDRKEDFGIYTPADIEARAEVREGDILIINTGYHIYGWDSPTADERRYMLRHPGPSLEFIQWVRDKKLRWIGVDCGSADHPMNTKIREWEPMEAEKCDKLFRARYGKALNEIYPWPDHYQAMHIELFCKPYEAIHAECVGGEIDKLSNKRVVIGCFPWPLVGGESCISRIVAFDGFEDA
- a CDS encoding FAD binding domain in molybdopterin dehydrogenase, whose amino-acid sequence is MRPFEYYAPTSLEEAFALLAHFGPDAKLLNGGTDVVIQLRDRLIAPRAVIDIKRIPGLNSLTFSEKEGLTIGACVTANALGGSPFVRERYPALGDAALSLGSKQVRNRATCIGNIVNASPLADTATPLLAHGAVVITRSSVGAREVPLEEFFISVRKTSLRPEEIVTSIRVPYLPGCRGVFLKVSRRREVDLSTVCVTCLTTPGGWRIAFGAVAPTPIRLRKTEALLDSQPLAEEVIRQAVELARTEVSPIDDVRASKAYRLEVVGVVLARGLRALM
- the xdhC gene encoding xanthine dehydrogenase, Fe-S binding subunit (Evidence 2a : Function of homologous gene experimentally demonstrated in an other organism; PubMedId : 20444178; Product type c : carrier): MKYRINFFINEEPVELYVDANKTMLRVLREDLALTGSKEGCGAGECGACTVIVDSKAINACLVLAPEMDGMRITTVEGLAKDGALTHLQQSFVDLAALQCGFCTPGFLMSATALLDENPHPSREEIISAISGNLCRCTGYARIVEAIERAASSQGGGAGA
- a CDS encoding Aldehyde oxidase and xanthine dehydrogenase, molybdopterin binding domain protein yields the protein MRTVGTSIQRVDAIKKVSGQAQYVGDLIMPRMLYAQVKRSPYPHAKILRIDTSKAAALPGVRSVITGEYYTKRCGLYLEDKNFLAVGTAKYRGEAVAAVAAETPEIADEACELIEVEYQELPTVTDALEGMRPDAPLIHPDLHTYKVAPIFHPEPYTNISHHYKLRKGDVEEAFKTCDVICENTYCIPHVQHVPLEPHCAVARYELDGKITVWGSIQSPYAVRQALSAAFDIPLHKLRVISPYVGGGFGAKAGTTLEGIIIPLARMNPGRPVKLQYSREDEFENSYVRQGLHCRIKTGINRDGKLQAVKNELVWDGGAYTEYGVNITKAGGWASAGPYNIPNVWTDSYCVYTNHPVGGPYRGFGMCEIHFAIEQNIEEVARQIGMDSAEVRRINGLRPGDATGMGEIMEVSGFHDCLEQVLRDIEFDKPPASPSPTRLRGKGIAAGWKSPSQPTNAGSSAILRMNEDGTFILMTSGQEIGQGSETVLTQIAAEAMNVDPSLISLRFGDTDYTPYEWQTVASRTTYCAGNAVKLACEDLRGKILALAQIKMGAHQRDLDIVDGFVVHKLYPNRKLPLSDFALGLTFPDGSGYGGPAIGVGTYTLENNRNVDHETGMGSHPAAFWTIGFNGAEVEVDIETGHIRVLKMVSCFDAGKVINPVTFTCQSEGAMVQSLGTALFEELKLKDGKVLNKSFVDYKIPTADDAPELVVKYVEHPEPTGPYGARGVGEPLMVPGAPAIANAVYNAIGVRFHRMPITPEEVLKALRERESRKA
- a CDS encoding hypothetical protein (Evidence 5 : No homology to any previously reported sequences), which encodes MIDIRVALKATAVVEMDVTLKLSQVGSNQLSPVRMSQLDIGFRKK
- a CDS encoding conserved hypothetical protein (Evidence 4 : Homologs of previously reported genes of unknown function) → MISAGEGSCVELNFTSIEETIGEILDDLRAMRQEENFRKTLGSSAVEGIRKGESDLHKRLSGPFLLVVAGDFKRGKSTLINALLRRRAVPTAVTPETATINHLFYSAVPAVRALLKNGRQVALSREELSRDRLTEVMRHLPAEIDQVEIYEDAELLKQLSIVDTPGVGELLREFDERVAQALARADAIVYVVSAKAPLSLTEQQFLSACVVPNSFSRLLVALNLSDCLETPENITKVKNLVSERVRLFYPNSEVFAVSALDEVCRIEGLDRPEPDLSEGLEHGFEALCSALESDILLQKDIIRAGRCIAMTRALLRDLEARVRLTRNSFEAGREQLTASGMEFERQNTALLDSMERRRATLAADVSEMKGEARGWMNEFMARFKEEILGLRNTAEVAQLERYFQFYLADLLKSALLACVERHRKDLADRLETEAKSFAGELSQSVFGGISAQIGDCITDISWTGVDATLFAANIVSTQIPELAGVMILGQAIAGFVRQRVIREKQKDFLGPVLEGFDLLTVSVQEQVGNIYDRLLKETEDKLAQLYQHQLELSRETIEQAEKTVSEENLRTEEVFRYLDSVGVRLADMQGLLEQYD